The Vibrio cyclitrophicus sequence GATAATGAAGTTGGTATTTCGGCTCATCAACTCGCATAATATTTGGTTGTAATTAAATATTTTGTCTTGCTTACTCTCCCCTTGAAGAGCAAGTAAGCGAAATGATTTACGAACCTTGGTCAAATATGATAGCGCACCTTCGGTATCTAACTCATGAATAGGCACAGCAAACTCATCAATTGCTTTTGAACGAAAGTCTTCTAGACCCATTAACACATCAATATTCGAATCGCTGTATTGGTGATCGACCAAAATAGTGTCAATATTTTGCGATGATAATTTTGAACCTAGCTCAGCAGTGATGAAGGAAGTACCAATCCCTCCCTTACTACCAACAACAGCTACTCGCTTAGCTTTGCGCTTTTTACTAACTCCGGTGTATGTCTCCAAGTTCTTATGTACATTCATAACAAAATCAGAGAATTCGAGCTTATTTATCGGCCAAAGTAAGTAATAAAAGCCCATCTCTTTTAGATCTCTAAGAGTCGAAATAGAGTCTTGCCCACCAATGACAATTACCCCTTTTCGTGTTGGCAATTTACTAGCAATATCTTGAGCATCGACCAAAATATCTTGGGATTCTGTTAGATCGAGTATGACGATATTATCCGTTTGTTCAGAATAGAACTTGGGAGATAAGGCTTCCCTCTTAATACAGTGTGGCTCATTCCATCCTTCAAATTGAAACATCTCTTTGACTAAATCTGAGCATTCTTTTGATTGATAAATCAGAGCACAACCAGCAGGGCCATTCGTTAGCTCAACAACCTGAGGTGTTGTGTCTTTTATATTTTTGACGAGATCAAACATAACTAGATTCCCTCTACCAATCTTTCCTTGTGAGCGACCTGACGAACTCTCGCTGCCTCAGAGAAACAATTACGGCTAAATTCCGAGCCTTCTATTTGGGGAATATCACACTTTTGAGTCATTAAGGTGTGATAAGTAATCGTGACTTTAAGATCTTTACTCTGATTATCGTTTCTTTTAATTGCAAATGACTCAGCCACGACAGCAAGAGTAGGAAAGTCAGCAATCGCTTTGCTAACAACTTTCTTGCCTTTGTTGGTGCGATATTCGAAAAGGTAAGAAGCTCCAGAATCTATCTCTTGCACTTTTTGCAACAAATCTACAAGTTGTGCCTGCGTCTCTCTCAATGACATCACAGTGAAGGTATAAGTGTGCGTTTCTGGGTAAACCAAATATTCCGCGCCTTTTCCATTGAAGTAACGTTCAGTACAACCAGAGAGCAGCAACATAAATAAAACAGCAAATAAACAATGTCTCATCGGATAAACCCTCCTTCAGAAAGTAACTCAATTGCCGGCTCATTCCCTTTGATGGCCGGAGTCGGGTCCCCAATATTTAACCAACGGTAAAAAGTCGATGTGCGCTGTATTTGTGGAATTTGAACGTCTTTACTCTTTAATGGCTTCACTAAATTAACGGTTGCCACAATGATCAATTCGGTACGACGACGATCCGTATTTGATTTTCTGAATGCAGCTCCAAGCAGTGGAATGTCGCCGAGCAATGGTGTTTTCTGTAGCTCTTCTAAGTCAGAACTACTCATTAAACCGCCCAAGACAAAACTATCACCATCTCCTAACTCAACAGTTGTCATTGCGCGTCGCGTAGCTAGTTGTGGGACTTCAATACCTGCAGCTTGAATATAACGTTCAACTTCACTGACTTCAGGCATAAGTT is a genomic window containing:
- a CDS encoding chromosome partitioning protein ParA: MFDLVKNIKDTTPQVVELTNGPAGCALIYQSKECSDLVKEMFQFEGWNEPHCIKREALSPKFYSEQTDNIVILDLTESQDILVDAQDIASKLPTRKGVIVIGGQDSISTLRDLKEMGFYYLLWPINKLEFSDFVMNVHKNLETYTGVSKKRKAKRVAVVGSKGGIGTSFITAELGSKLSSQNIDTILVDHQYSDSNIDVLMGLEDFRSKAIDEFAVPIHELDTEGALSYLTKVRKSFRLLALQGESKQDKIFNYNQILCELMSRNTNFIIEDFSGSIDFRVDPQLLVETYDVVVVVFEPSVSSIRNAKSLLEALEQKQISIGKRIRVVTFANHHRPESTFVIEQSDLDKYLGAKVDLNMVYCKKLSHLLIEGKRAHKHERSVNNAIEELTSLINGQSSGKPHGWLSRLVGR